gcttgtgtctaagcagttgtaattagagtgatcacgtggtggtcaggatactctaagaaagtcttagcttgtgtctaagcatttgttcctggagtgatcaggttgtgatcaggatactctagaagacttagtcgcggactaagtggaaaaccattgtaatctgttacgattagtggattaaatcctcaagtgaggtaaatcactccgcgggggtggactggagtagtttagttaacaacgaactaggataaaaataactgtgtgttgcaccccaaaatttgcccatttatttatagccatttggctttcatatcacattcatgtacataccgcatgtaggtcattcatccattacattcatccatatcatagtTACTGTTCAAGGAAATTGAAAAAAAGAGCTTACGTGCGGGAGATatctttggtcaaaatttaatcaggagatgtcTGTGGACGTGAAATATGGCTGTcttgaagaaatatcattcaCTGGAGTTTATTTGGTTGGAATTTGATTGAGAATTGGTTCCGAAATGGATTAATCAGGAAATTCATCTGAAATTAGAAAAATCagaaaatgttgactttttggtcaaagtcaaagtcaactgttgacttttggtggaaaatcggtcaaagaaagtcaatggaatgaaataaaatcaagaaaatgtcaaagttaccaaaaatggaaAGTAGTTGAAAGGTGAAATTTCCATAAAAGGCAAGTTCTAtacataggaaaatatttgaaaagttaGAAATTTGGTTGACTAGCCTACTTCATGCAAGTATTGCACGCATCTCAAGGCATTTCCTCAAGAAAGTTTCAACATGAAAGTTGCTCAAATCACGGCCCTCTACAACTCTCTAGTTGGGAGTTTTCTCATTTGAGGCTTGGTTAAAGAGATAAAAGACGATAAAATTGGAAGAATCACATGGAAACCATATTCCATAGAAAAATTTTGAGAGTTTGGAATTTGTCAAGCAGCTGACTTTGACCCCAGATTGCACGTACTTATAGGCATCAAATCAAAACAAGGTCAACATCAAAAACACTCCCCTCATGGCCCTCTACAATATAgtagttgggagttttttcaTATGACGTATGGATTGAGAGTTATTGAAGGGAGAAGTTGGCAAAATCACACTTATGCAAGTCAAGTAGCAAGGCACTTTCCCTGGGCACGGCGCATGCAATTCGTCAAACAGGTGGTGTGCCATAATGGAAATCAGTTTTAGAGCAATACAAGGATCCATGGATTCCAAACTCGGTACTAGTCCCTTCCTCTCCATGTGATCTCTCCATTGGTACCAAAGTCATGTTAATTGGGTGTGTATCAAATCAATTATAGAGCCCTAAAGTCATGCCCTCGTCAAGTCGCCACTCCAATGGTAAGCTGGGCACAAATCCAGGTCGCGCGTGAACCTTTCGTCAAACACGTGGCGCGCTTAATTCAAAGTCATTTTTAGGGGCATACAAACGTTCATTGAGATCAAGCTTGGTGTTGAATTGTTCCTTATTATGTCCTCTTCCATTTAATCAAAACATGGTAGCATTTCGTGGTATAAAGGTCAAGATGTGAAGTCTCAAAGTGAGCGAGGCGAACTGTTCTTGGCACAGGGGCATTTGCATAGTTTTATTGTTGTAGCATATGCAGGAGATTGCTTCACACCACTATATTTCCATAACAAGCCATGCATATTGCTGAACCAGGAAAAGCATACGAAAAGAGTTACTCCAAGTGCACAAATTTGTGTATTAAGTTTGGAGAGAATATTCAACTACTGCCCACTCACCGTAGCTCCCACGAACACTCACCATATATAACCAAAGTTCCTTCACAAATCAACACACTCCATATCTTTCTTTTTCAGTTTAAAATCTCTTCACTTTCCAAAACTCACATCTCTCTCACTACTCCATTCTCTCTTAACCTTCATCATTCCCAAAACGTAACAATTTTTTCACACTCCATAACAACTTCTCTAACCACCATAACCGTATCAAGTTCGTAcctttcatcatcttcaacaaccAACTCCAACAAGCTTCATCATCCACCACCACTACAACCTCCATAACCGAAGTGGCAAAATCCTGCTCCATGaatcatcaccatcttcatcacTAGTAGAGTTGCCAAGATCCAAGGTTTTCATCAAACTTGAGTGctccataatcatcatcatctcaTTCAAAGAACAAAGAAAGCAATCTCTTCAAATCTTGATCCATATCTTGCCAAGTAAGTGACTCTTTCCCCCGCTTTAGAAGCATATAGgtctggaacccgtcatcagggattgggttaggatttaGACCACCATGTTTTCATTGAAGGTGTTGCATATTGTGTATGGATTTGTTTTCATTGGGCACGTATTCTGTTTGCGTGATATAGTCCTCCTATGAATGTATGAATTGCGTGTTTGAGTCCCTTGTAGCATGAGGATTGctttgatacatattttgtgcAATTTGGGGATAATCTTGAATGTTAGGGTTTTGTAAATCCACGTCGGTTAGGAAGGTAGAGGTTTCAAAACGAAAAATTAAGGTCGGATCCGTGATCTACGCGGAAAAACGAGTGGACCGATGGTTTCCTTTTTGTTTCCTGGGCGTGGCTTACCATCGCCGGCGGCGTGCACGGCCGAGAAGGATGACCGGAGGCGGAGCTCCGGCATCTGGGTTCAGATATTAGTTGCAGTCCGGTGGGTCACGTGGCACTCATGCTACGGTTCTCTTTCCAAGCTTTttggtttctttttgtttttatcaaaTGATTAATTGATGAGATGGCGCAGCGGGATTAGTCTGTGGCTTGTTTTGTCCTTATCCCACTTAAATAAGTTTGACCCATTGATAATATGTGTTCATGTGTGTAACATTTGCTTCAATAAAAACCATAGTGTATTTGTAACATGCATGCTGGCAATTAACATGAGATGAGaaaataatgaaatagaaaaaggGGCTTGGGTCGTCATTGCTTTAGGCCCAGAGTAATTCGTTTCTACACCCTTGAATCACTAATGTTAACACACTTCTGGCTAGCTGGGCTTAGCGCTTTGATGTTCCCACCCCCTAGATCCAGGCCCACGCACTTTGTAAACAGTTTTCAGTTCATGTTCTTTTTGCTAATACACCCCTATGCTAAGGCAGATTTTAGTGCTACTCTAATTCTGTTTTCTCTCCCATTTTTAATTCATAAACTCGTTttccttcaaataaaaaataaataaaaatatgttttaaatagaataatgtgtgtagaaatttttgatatttttgttagattttttagaacttagtttgttgtttttaataaatcatttcctttagtgtgttcattgtgttttttaagtttgatcggttttgcaaattaattttgtttaataccttaggagtagaatttaattgccattttttgtgtgatatccgtagactcatataccatatggtgtgaaaagaataaaagtctaattctatgttttggttaggttttcattagattttctatacccgatttatgtacgttcccaaacggataaccatgcgaatttgacctataatttgctttaccTTTATgaaattgacttagtttctttttgtacatataagtagggatgtttagaggtcctaagacctggagttgaatttttcaagtcatggtttcttattttactcgatttttctttctcgcatgtaaataacttgcttttggctaacgattgtatcaaaacttgtccaaatgacctataattttgtatgagactttgtgacttgattccatgattgtttagacacctattagaggttgttagctactgacttccatcatttgattgcattCTTCTAACTTCATTCGCCATTTGaacttactaactagttttgacctagttttgtctagtttttgttagaaccttgtttgttttgagttaattgactaacatgaATTGGTAtgaggtcttggacctataaatgagcTAATAgttactgactttaagctttgttaatgttttcatttgcttttcgtTTCGGTTAATTGATGTtagttcgctaattgttaagtaacgattcaagcgatactttggtaacttcttgtgaatattttcgtgtgttgccatgatgcttttgtgtttgatttaggacacttaatTCCTTGGTTTGCTAATGCCCTAGGGATCTCCTCTTATCTTGTTGGaattgtaactccattcttttgccatgttcccttagactcttccttctttgttaagaggaattgagataggttaggatagttatccttgaccttagggccattagacttagattagaataacttagattagagaataggttagttcccttttgttcattctttttcttttcaactttaaaacattaataaataaagaggcgaatcacattaagaaagtgatagagaaatgagtgggattcattccctaatctgtttctcaatcacttggtggcatagaaatgagtgggattcattccctaatctgtttctcggtcactacttaatgggagagaaatgagtgggattcattccctaatctgtttctcaaacattagttaatgggatagaaatgagtgggattcattccctaatctgtttcttgaacattatataatgggatagaagtgagtgggattcattccctaatctgcttctcgatcattatacattttatgtgattcaaatcgcaaagtaaattcccttaaaaaatacccaaccaaaaacatttaaaacacctaataaaggctcgaattaaaacaaagtgacgaagtggtgcgaaaccttgtattgggttttgttcatcatgtagttacataaaaaacacaaacccaagttcactcttttgccttgttaggtgcttaagaacaagttaagtcctttccaaaactaggcgtataagtctccaaaggttgagcatcgtggattgtgaccttaaccgctgttcaactaaaaaacacaaaacaaatggaaactatggagccgaactacggtcgttctgattcctgaaaaggatacgtaggcactgggtcgcggggcctaagcgaacacacttgtaaataattccttcttttccccgtatttcttttgcattcattcacatttaggttttaaacattagacaccctttagatagaaacaaacataggtggataccatcgagtacgatgggcgtgaggggtgctagcaccttcccctcgcgtaaccgactcccgtgcctagattctctggtcgaaagaccttgttcttgttctgagttaggttatctggtattcctttcccgcgatgggataaatatattagtggcgactctgattccatttttcgcggtagcgacagctggcgactctgctggggacgttgctagacctgtgctggtccgttcttagcgagtcgatcctagcctttgtttgtttgtttactgggtgtttctttgtttgtttgtttatttgtttacatgttgtatatatgcttgcatatcatgtttattttccgcttgcatatcatgcatctggactatactatgggtccccgtggggggcacatatttttctgctttgttttgcaggttgggtgggatgttttatgaggtaaaaggcccaatacccaggccagagttgacacataggatacctaggatagagtggatagtcatgacgccaacagaatgtcaggttctgttgattgcgatcatgagacccacgaccagccgagactcgaatgggataccgttgttggcatgtatttgcaacaatgacggtgtttcaggagagttgttaacgctggagaccttttgacctaccttgacctagattcacctgtgagtggggtgggatattcatgacaggtaccgttggtgaccgttctattctgttggtgactatggttcttATGGGTTTGTGGTATCTATGCCAGACTTTTGATCCTGCCACATCCGATCTTGTTCAGAAGCAACATACACTTCTCCTATATGGGGAGGACCTCTCATTGCATCATACTCATCATAGcatgtttaatttcaaaaaaaaaaaagaaaaaaaaaaagaaaagaaaaaaaagaaaaaaaagaagagaaaagagattaacattcatatgcatgccatttttcaggtaTCCAAAGTCAACACTTCTCATCAAGAATGGCTAACAGTGTGACCGTCAACAAAAAGACTACGAAGCATACCTTCTCTTGCAGTTTCTACCGTGAGGATATAACACCTTTGGTTCGATTGAGCACCCGAGTTACTGGGCAAAATTTGGATGAATTCAGAAAGACTTATGGCCACATTCTGCTTATGTTAACTACTCGTATTGATGAGTGGGGTCTCTACACTCTTCTTCAGTTTTATGATTCTGAGCTGCGCTGCTTTACCTTTCAAGATTACCAACTAGCCCCTACCCTCGAAGAGTATGCACACATTCTTCAAATCAAAGTTCAACATAAGGTTCCTTTTGTGTGTGCACCTTAGAAGCCCAAAATGGATCGCATTGCtgatgctctttatttgagcatgaaggacgttaaggataactggaagcctaatggtgggaCCCATGGATTCTATGTGAAATTTCTGATGAGGGAAGCTGAAACCCTTGCTGATAAGGAAAAgtggaaagaattcaatgctctctTGGCCGTCATGATCTATGGATTAGTGATGTTCCCGAATATTCCAAATTTTGTTGATCTCACTGCCATTTGTCTCTTCATGGATCAAAATCCTGTACCCACTCTGTTGGCCGACACTTATTATGCCATCCGTTCTAGGTATGGAAAAAAAGGATCAGTTGGGGGTTGTTTGCCAATACTGTACGAATGGTTTTCTTCACATTTGCCTAAAAGCGGAGCATTTGTCACTACAAGAGATTCACAGAAGTGGCCCCAAAGGATTATGGGACTTACTGTAAATGATATTGTTTGGTATCACCTCCGAACGGACATCGAGCAAGTTATAACCAGATGTGGCAGTTTTGGCAATGTTCCTCTCATAGGGACAAAAGGAGTTATCAACTATAATCCGAAGCTAGCACTGCGCCAGTTGGGTTTTGTACTGAAGGACAAGTCGTTGGATAAAGAGATATTTGAGTCCGTTTGCTTTGAAAAAGGAACCGATCCAGATGGTTTGGAGAAAGTAAGGAGTGCGTGGAACAAAATTCATACAGAAGACCGAACTACCTTGGGGGGAAAGAATGCTATTGCTAAGAAAGCTTATACtgaatgggttgaagaaagaGTTAAGGAGCGCCTgctgcctttcccgaaggttagccCTCTATATGAACAACCACCTGAGATTTTAACTGCCACTGTACCAGCTGAGGAGTACAACCAAGTACATGTGGAGAATATCAGGTTGCGAGAAAAAGGGGAAGACGCTAAAATAAAGTACTTCTTGGTGGATCAgaaaagggctgaattagcacatgaggttaaaatgCTGAAAGGAGGATCTTCTAGAGTTCAAAAAAGGGCTAGAACTGAAAAGGGTGAAAGAGCTACCACTGTTCGTATTGAGGACCATCAAAGGGTTATAGAAGAAGCGGTGAAGAAAGCAGAAGAAAAACTCAAGCGAGAGTACAGAGAAGATTTAAGGGCTCACAAGCTCAGAGtagagaaagaggctagggccgaagtaaagagtttgaaaaagaagcttgaagaggaaaCCACCCAAAGGGTAGCAATCgagaagaagcttgaagaggaaaTTACTCAAAGGATAGCCGTGGAGACACAACTTAAAGGTAGTCATCTCCGTtccgctcgactaacagaagagaatgcAAAGCTCAGAAACCAGATAGCAGAAATGGAAAGTACATCTGAAAAGAATACCCTCCCTGATTGCAAAGGATGTGAGAGCTTGGTGGTCCACTGTGATATGTTAGATGGGCAGTTGTTTCGTAAAGATGTGGTGATTCAAAGTTTTGTCAAAGAAAGAGATCGAGAAGTGACCAAGAaaatgtttgatgaaactaagaagtggagcgacgagcaCTTTAAACAAGGAGGACCTTTGTTTTACACCAAGATGGATTAGTGTTTGAGCTTGTATTTCATGACCACCACCaggcttgttggatggggtcctttGTCTTTTCTGTTGTTTGAACTATCTTGTCAATGTATGGGTATGCCCAAACTCAAAAAgagattattaatgaaatttgagtcttttgtttcctcttgatgcttatcttttgtcacattgttaaacattcttgattaatattaaatattttggatactctgaaaatggcacctcacatcatatgcacacatgcacctcATGCACATCATGCACAAACAGGTACATCAGATGGTGTTCTTATCTGACTGATCAGgttttctctttcagcaattgCACCTCCGCCTACACATCGCTACTACACAAGGGCTAATCACTCACTGCAAATGGATCAGTTAAGGGAAGATCTTATCCAGATGAGAACTCAGGTTACTGCTCAGATGGCTCAGTTCATGGAAGTCATGCAAAACATGGCTGATCGCCAAGAAGAACTCAGAATCAGGATGGACACAGTTGCTCAGGTTGTCGCGGACCCCCCGCAAAGAAATCCTGCTGATATTCGTGTCAATGGTGAACCTGTGATCGGAGGACCTGGTGTAATTCCTCCTGCTGCTAATCAAGGTAATCCCCGTGGGCCTCCCCAGCCTACCCTTGAAGGACAGACCACACAACAAATCAGAAGGGCTGCTGCTATCCCCGTGTTGGAAGAGGACCGACACGAGGATTTGTTTCCTGAAAGTGAATGGGGATTCCCACAGGATGCTGGAAGGATGTTTAGAGgtctggaggaaaggatgagggcAATGGAAGGCCAAGGATTGGgtatggatatcaatgacttgggttTAGTTCCTGGCGTCCGTGTGCCACCGAAATTCAAGGtacccgacttcgagaaatacaagggGAACACTTGTCCTAAGACACATGTCCGAGCTTACTATCGCAAAATGCATGTATACTCTGAGGACGAAGGACTGTTGATGCACTTTTTCCAAGATAGCCTGactggggcatccttggaatggtATATGAGGTTGGAGAGAACTCACATCCGAAGTTGGAGAGACCTGGTTGATGCCTTCATAAAGCAGTATCAGTATAATGTTGACATGGCACCAAATCGCACTCAGTTACAGAATTTATCCCAGAAAGCTAATgagtccttcaaagaatatgcgcAGAAATGGCGCGAGCTGGCGGCTAGGGTCCAGCCACCCATGTTGGAAAGAGAAATGATGGACCTGTTCACCAACACTCTGGAGGGTCAATACTACTCCGCCTGCTCTGCATCCTCAAGTTTTTCCGAGTTGGTTATGATTGGTGAGCGAATTGAAAGTGGAATTAAGGCTGGTAGAATACAGAATCCAAGTGCTGCTAGTTCCTCCTCTGGGGTTGGTGGAAAGAAGCCATATAATGGGTTTGCTAAGAAAAGAGAAGGTGAAACGAGTGCTGCTTACTATGGTAGTGGCAGAAATCAGGCTCATCAACAAGTAGCCGCTGTGACTATCCCAAATGCTCCCTTCCAACATCAACAACAAGGGTATCAGCCGCGTCAGTACCAACAACGGCCGAAATTGCCAGAAAGAGCTTTTGATCCGATCCCAATGACATACGCACAAGTATTGCCATATCTCCTCGATTTGAACTTGGTCCAATTGAGGACTTTGGCCACTCCTGCTAAGTTGCCTGCCAATTGGGATGCCAATGCAAGATGTGAGTTCCACTCTGGGTCACCTGGACATAATATTGAAAACTGTAAAGCATTGAAGCATaaagtccaggatcttctcgaCTCTAAAGCCATCGAGTTTACTCCTACTCAAGGACCTAATGTTGTTCAGAATCCTATGCCTCCCCATGGAACCCATGCGGCAAATGCTATTGAGGTTGTTGAAGACACTCACCTGGTTAAGGATGTGATCGAATTGGGTTCATTGTTGCCATTATTGAAGAAGGAATTGTTGAGGATGAGACTATACGCTGGTTGTGGAGAATTCTGTCCTAATTGCATGGTCACTTCATCAGTTTGTGATAAGGTGAAAGATGGGATTCAATAGTTGATGGATAGTGGGTATCTACAGTTTGAGCGTGTGCGACGTCCTGAAATGGTTGAAAACGCAGTTAATGTGGCATCTATCCTGTATACTCCTGCCAAGATTCCAATTCCTACAAGAGCACCTCCTTTGGTTATTACACTTCCTGGTCCCGTCCCATATAATAGTGAAAAAGCGATCCCATGGAATTATGGAGGAGAAGTTTTCTACCAAGGGGCCAAGTATGAGGTTAAAGCGCCggttgagaaagaagatgttgataATGTTGTGGGCATTGGAAGAATGACGAGAAGTGGTCGTATTTTCAATCCTCCCCAGAATACTCGTGATGACGATGCAGAAGCTCTAGCTCAAGCAAAAGGGAAAAGAGTGGTAGAGGATACAGTGGGCCAGGGGCAAAGCTCCAATTCTGAAGATACTGTGGccaaagagatggaagagttcctaaAGATCATCAAGAAAAGTGAGTATAAAGTGGTTGACCAATTGAGTCAAACTCAATCGATTTCGATCTTGCAGTTGctctttgttgaaagtatttgtgggtaaatattttcggtaatatatcgtatccacagggattgattaatatcactgccgttctatagttgtttattttgagttaagaaatttggtttggtttgttttatactaataataatatcaaaagcaaataataaaataaaagcaagtaaaggactttgtgttaacaattaaagaaagatgttgagtctttagggttcatcaacctaatcctatacaattatcaattaattctcaatagaacaatcctttgaatcattatcttcacttatcctcaaataagattccatgtctgcaaatcaaattagataacttttaccggtatgagattcgatctctccaaatcacaataacgataatagtaattaagaacgataattatgaaaacacaattacaattccatctctgcaaattgcaattgaatcaatatagtaacctagggcaaaagttaaatcctttctttcgatcaaagattcaacaatgatgtaaattaaaaacaaggtttcttattgataataaattcaaacaattgttcacaggaattaatcaatggtaatgtatattcataggttaactactaccttagactcaacaagagggatttagctctccatagacatgaagaacatacaagaatcaatggaggaattcatcttcatcaatagaatgtcttcgattggtaaagaatccaccttcaattgttgttctcagcttcagaatcagatagatctcctaatttcgctcccacaaaagtatatcaccacttggaaaactagggctttaaaacagaacttttgggcttttaacgccgaggccgcggcgcggcaacgggctggcgcggcgcgcccctcaaacaaaAGTATTTttgcggcgcgcctaggaactctcgcggcgcgccctttgtactttccatctttttcttcagcctttgagacttccagctttctttcctcctcatgttcttcttaagttcttattcagctcaaaacctgcaacaataacacccacaagtgattcgatttgctttacgcacgaactgaacttattcagttcaattcttaataaaaacctatggattcatcacatttttgcattggtttagagaagaaatcacttatattaacacatgaatttaccattaatttactcctaacaaactctccccaacttagagttttgtttgtccctaaacaaaattacttacctccagcaaagtttaccgacaatcaagcaacaagtttttcaaaaagtttttctcaagtggttcaatccagtaactaagtcaaatactcctcttctacctgcaaactcagaatatacacatgaaacaaacgttgaaagcaaattacctccagaagttcaaaacactacacaattgtaattgaatcagcactaatcactctcatcaaaaagtatgatgaataaaagaggggttaaacactcatccaaacaattaaatcaacaaagatccatatcatacgttcaccaaattgctcgcgtcaagtcttgtggaatctgagaatcagaaggtctttctatggttgtaatgtggtttagattcaaagaaaagaagataatcaagggttgttcctaatatagggaagcatccaattcataacttatttctttttctctaaaactctacttcctttacctgtccatcttttccattcgtagcttggtttttctctctcactttttttcaacaactattatattcaaacgttgttctttttccatcaattttctcttttttttttttttcaagctacgaattctttagcctttcaccaattaccacatatacttactcttcttttgagagtgaatctccccaacttggagatcaacctgtatttagattatatgaatgctcccctactttctaaaaaggtcaaagagaaaacacatcaccaaattttatggttgatggtccaaaacaaaactttttattgagatcaaactcaccaggtatttccttggtgcatattatgatacttaccttgacctcaggctcaaagaatggttagcaaaggatcacactctcacagaagcaaataagttttttcattggaataggctaaaagaactctcagattcaaacaagtgcctcaatcactttcacagatttccacaaacgatgcaacaaacggtttagcatgatacaaacacgtcaaaataattgatggtctcctgcatatagtaaacaatggaaagctttcctcacaatggttaaggctaagccgatccaacaaacaatgtaccataaagaacttctgacagtatttactaacaccttaagtttcattgcacacattaagagtttgagttcaaaaattcatacctgctttgttacttattgaaaaagaaagtgaaagtgaaaatttttttgaacattcacttcctaccacttttcatacatgttgcttcattgttgatacttcgcttgaggttctcgctttgttacgggactacttactctaactgggagtacataacagacataaaaacataaaattgaacataaaaaatgcaaagagtaaatccacccccaaacttaaactaaacattgacctcaatgtttcgtaacaagcccgagagggttgactcacagagggtattacaatattacttgcctcctcctagctttcaccagaaaggttcccttattatttcctgaaataaaaatagacaaaaataaaacattagaagtgtgggttacctcccacaaagtgcttcgtttaacgtcgcatggctcgacggtccaataccccttgttttatggagggtatttccttttccaacactcgctactttgtacttccatacccacaaactcatgaagataaaaagcatggatagcttttctcttcactttatcttccccattcttatcactctccttagccctcttttgacttttgacatcatcataatttggtttcattggagaagatatgttagagactttttcttggaggtttttgagatttttgttttcttgtgcaccttccggtataccagttgaatttttctcatttacccctgacct
This Vicia villosa cultivar HV-30 ecotype Madison, WI unplaced genomic scaffold, Vvil1.0 ctg.003356F_1_1, whole genome shotgun sequence DNA region includes the following protein-coding sequences:
- the LOC131640875 gene encoding uncharacterized protein LOC131640875 is translated as MDQLREDLIQMRTQVTAQMAQFMEVMQNMADRQEELRIRMDTVAQVVADPPQRNPADIRVNGEPVIGGPGVIPPAANQGNPRGPPQPTLEGQTTQQIRRAAAIPVLEEDRHEDLFPESEWGFPQDAGRMFRGLEERMRAMEGQGLGMDINDLGLVPGVRVPPKFKVPDFEKYKGNTCPKTHVRAYYRKMHVYSEDEGLLMHFFQDSLTGASLEWYMRLERTHIRSWRDLVDAFIKQYQYNVDMAPNRTQLQNLSQKANESFKEYAQKWRELAARVQPPMLEREMMDLFTNTLEGQYYSACSASSSFSELVMIGERIESGIKAGRIQNPSAASSSSGVGGKKPYNGFAKKREGETSAAYYGSGRNQAHQQVAAVTIPNAPFQHQQQGYQPRQYQQRPKLPERAFDPIPMTYAQVLPYLLDLNLVQLRTLATPAKLPANWDANARCEFHSGSPGHNIENCKALKHKVQDLLDSKAIEFTPTQGPNVVQNPMPPHGTHAANAIEVVEDTHLVKDVIELGSLLPLLKKELLRMRLYAGCGEFCPNCMVTSSVCDKVKDGIQ